The proteins below are encoded in one region of Haloterrigena turkmenica DSM 5511:
- the ade gene encoding adenine deaminase, which translates to MTERVDTLVRGTLVNVNTGNLEDRAVAIDDGTIVALDERPAERELRANYVAPGLIDAHMHVESSMVTLPQYAEAVVPNGVTSVVHDPHEIANVVGAEGVRAVIRDAERTPLKARFTAPSSVPASDLQDCGATLSAEMVTDLLDESTVVALGEVMDVPGLVAGDGEVHAKVRAARERGLTVDGHMPRVTGDDLQVAARYLDNDHESISLAEAREKVDVGLRVYLREGSSSKNLAELLPLAEDVDTRRLSLCTDDREVTDIVDEGGVDFAVRKAIREGIDPVDAVQMATINTAESYGLPFGSVRPGAPADLVLLEDLKTWSVDRVLIDGELDPTDDGTAPASTDLPTDTVEFPSVSVSDLAITVADDHGSAERVRVIDAVGGLQTEPMIAEVPVQEGVLTPKPSDDLLSLAVIERHGKNGGIGRGFVHGLELDRGAVGSTVAHDAHNCVVAGADHASMASVANELEEIDGGVVAYDPVDDEFATLALPVAGLMSNEPIETVYDRFEAVESRAAELGMADTGLMELSFLALEVIPSYRLTNNGLVDVEDGRYVDVTVT; encoded by the coding sequence GTGACTGAACGCGTCGACACCCTCGTTCGCGGAACGTTGGTCAACGTGAACACCGGGAACTTAGAGGATCGCGCCGTGGCGATCGATGACGGGACCATCGTCGCGCTGGACGAACGTCCTGCCGAACGCGAACTGCGCGCGAACTACGTCGCACCCGGCCTCATCGACGCGCACATGCACGTCGAGTCGAGCATGGTGACGCTTCCACAGTACGCGGAAGCGGTCGTCCCGAACGGCGTAACGAGCGTCGTTCACGATCCACACGAGATCGCGAACGTTGTCGGAGCGGAGGGCGTCCGCGCCGTCATTCGGGACGCGGAACGGACGCCGTTGAAGGCCCGATTCACCGCCCCGTCCAGCGTCCCGGCGTCGGACCTGCAGGACTGCGGTGCGACGCTCTCCGCCGAAATGGTGACCGATCTACTTGACGAGTCGACCGTCGTCGCACTCGGCGAAGTAATGGACGTTCCCGGGTTAGTCGCGGGAGACGGAGAAGTCCACGCCAAGGTTCGCGCCGCACGGGAGCGAGGACTGACCGTCGACGGCCACATGCCGCGGGTCACGGGCGACGACCTACAGGTAGCGGCGCGGTATCTGGACAACGATCACGAGAGTATCTCGCTCGCCGAGGCCCGAGAGAAAGTCGATGTCGGTCTTCGGGTGTACCTGCGCGAGGGCTCTTCCAGCAAGAACCTCGCCGAACTCCTCCCACTCGCGGAAGACGTCGATACGCGGCGCCTCTCGCTCTGTACGGACGACCGCGAGGTCACGGACATCGTCGACGAGGGTGGTGTCGACTTCGCCGTTCGGAAAGCGATCCGCGAGGGGATCGATCCGGTCGACGCCGTACAGATGGCGACGATAAACACGGCGGAGAGTTACGGTCTCCCGTTTGGCAGCGTACGACCGGGTGCGCCGGCCGATCTCGTGCTCCTCGAGGATCTGAAGACGTGGAGCGTCGACCGTGTGCTGATCGACGGCGAGCTGGACCCCACGGACGACGGTACCGCCCCCGCCTCGACCGACCTCCCGACGGATACGGTCGAGTTCCCGTCGGTTTCGGTATCGGATCTCGCTATTACGGTCGCGGACGACCACGGGAGCGCCGAGCGCGTCCGCGTCATCGATGCCGTCGGCGGCCTCCAGACTGAACCCATGATCGCCGAGGTTCCCGTACAGGAAGGCGTCTTGACTCCGAAACCGAGTGACGATCTGCTCTCGCTCGCCGTCATCGAGCGTCACGGCAAGAACGGGGGTATCGGCCGCGGTTTCGTTCACGGATTGGAACTGGATCGCGGTGCCGTCGGGTCAACGGTCGCTCACGACGCCCATAACTGCGTCGTTGCCGGCGCCGATCACGCTTCCATGGCATCGGTCGCGAACGAACTCGAGGAGATCGACGGCGGCGTCGTCGCGTACGATCCTGTCGACGACGAGTTCGCGACGCTCGCGCTCCCGGTCGCCGGGCTGATGTCGAACGAACCGATAGAAACCGTCTACGATCGGTTCGAGGCCGTAGAGAGCCGCGCCGCCGAGCTCGGAATGGCGGATACCGGACTGATGGAACTCTCCTTTCTCGCGTTGGAGGTAATTCCGTCGTACCGGCTCACGAACAACGGTCTCGTGGACGTCGAGGACGGTCGGTACGTGGACGTGACGGTGACGTAG
- a CDS encoding uracil-xanthine permease family protein, with protein sequence MSERDGSIELAYGLEDKPPAVEALFLGVQHVAAMIVPATAVALIVGGSVGVGSADTAFLVQMVLVFSGLATLVQVFPIGPVGSRLPVVMGTSFAFVGAAIAIGSQYGLDAVFGAIVVAALVEVLIGWQFKRVKRFFPPLVSGLIVMIIGLYLIPVGMDYLAGGAGAADYGAYHNLGLGLLVIAVTVGLNLFSDGTLRILSILIGLMVGYVAAIAIGIVDFSPVADAGWFAVPVPGRFGFSFEPVAILTFTAIHITAAIESVGDISGITAAEGRTPTEDEMTGGLFVDGIGSSIGALFGAFPLTTFSQNVGLINFTGVMSRYVVAVSGGVLLVLGFVPKISAVVTTIPSAVLGGAVLVMFGMVMASGLRLIFLNERMNRRNMVIMATSIGAGLGVEVRPDALSALPDQATIFFGNAIIMTAITAVLLNTLAPRETETDIEDAVVSDDLDDGLGADAVGPSED encoded by the coding sequence ATGTCAGAGAGGGATGGATCCATCGAATTGGCGTACGGACTGGAAGACAAACCACCGGCAGTCGAGGCGCTCTTCCTGGGTGTCCAGCACGTAGCGGCCATGATCGTTCCGGCGACGGCGGTGGCACTCATCGTCGGAGGTAGCGTCGGGGTCGGTTCGGCCGACACGGCGTTCCTGGTTCAGATGGTGCTCGTGTTCTCGGGGCTCGCGACGCTCGTGCAGGTCTTCCCCATCGGTCCCGTCGGGTCCCGCTTACCCGTCGTGATGGGGACGAGCTTCGCGTTCGTCGGCGCGGCGATAGCCATCGGAAGCCAATACGGTCTCGACGCCGTCTTCGGCGCTATCGTCGTCGCGGCGCTGGTCGAGGTGCTGATCGGATGGCAGTTCAAACGAGTCAAACGGTTCTTCCCACCGCTAGTGTCCGGTCTCATCGTTATGATCATCGGTCTCTACCTGATTCCGGTGGGAATGGATTACCTCGCGGGTGGCGCCGGAGCCGCCGACTACGGCGCGTACCACAACCTCGGACTGGGACTGCTCGTAATAGCCGTAACCGTCGGACTGAACCTCTTCTCGGACGGCACCTTACGGATACTGAGTATCTTGATCGGCCTCATGGTCGGGTACGTAGCTGCGATCGCGATCGGTATCGTCGACTTCTCCCCGGTCGCGGACGCGGGTTGGTTCGCCGTTCCCGTCCCGGGTCGATTCGGGTTCTCCTTCGAACCGGTGGCCATCCTGACGTTCACCGCCATTCACATCACGGCGGCGATCGAATCCGTCGGGGACATCTCCGGCATCACGGCCGCCGAAGGGCGAACCCCGACCGAAGACGAGATGACGGGCGGTCTCTTCGTCGACGGGATCGGCAGTTCGATCGGGGCCCTGTTCGGCGCGTTCCCGCTAACGACGTTCTCTCAGAACGTCGGCCTCATCAACTTCACCGGCGTTATGAGTCGCTACGTCGTCGCCGTCAGCGGTGGCGTACTGCTGGTTCTCGGGTTCGTTCCGAAAATCAGCGCCGTCGTGACGACCATCCCCAGTGCGGTACTCGGCGGCGCCGTGCTGGTCATGTTCGGCATGGTGATGGCGAGCGGTCTCCGCCTCATCTTCCTGAACGAACGGATGAACCGACGGAACATGGTAATCATGGCGACCTCGATCGGGGCCGGACTGGGCGTCGAGGTCCGCCCCGACGCGCTCAGCGCGTTGCCGGACCAGGCGACGATCTTCTTCGGAAACGCGATCATCATGACCGCCATTACGGCGGTCCTGCTCAACACGCTGGCACCGCGCGAGACGGAGACCGATATCGAGGACGCAGTCGTGTCGGACGATCTCGACGACGGTCTGGGTGCCGATGCCGTTGGGCCGTCCGAAGATTGA